In Carassius auratus strain Wakin chromosome 41, ASM336829v1, whole genome shotgun sequence, the DNA window ttttcagttgtttcacacttttttgttatgtatataattccatatataattccacatgtgttaattcatagttttgatgccttcagtgtgaatctacaatttccatagtcatgaaaataaagaaaactctttgaatgagaaggtgtgtccaaacttttggtctgtactgtatatgatatggagttaagcaatggacttatattcatttataagtctttttgagttcattttgatgcatctacatctgtaaaagacagtttctgtgccattcttTGAATGAGACCAAAGGTTAAAAGGTCTCCTAAAGGAATTTTAGTCTGgttcttttcttttatgtggGGGAAACTCAATCCAAAGAGCTTGTGATCATGATTActatcatgggtttacatgtgacgGTCATGatgtgcatctctttgaccatcaattttgattacttgccccaaatttgacaatctgaattggaattgtcaataattgttctattgttctaatgttgaaagctgttcatGAGTTAGTGGACTTGCTTCAGACCTGTGGAACCAGGGTATCTTGGATAGATTTATGAATTTGCCTTGGGCCTCTTTGTGGAGTTCGGCTCCTCATGTTCTTGATTGGAACTTCAATTGTCTGATTCGGGTCTGATACCATACAAATCTGACGGAGTGGGTGACGAATGCATAGATGTAGTAGGCCCAGGATTTGGATGAACATTTCCATATAACATCAATAAGAACTTAATCATACATCGTAATTTTAGTTCAACAGGAAATGATTTGTAACCCTAACCCTCAGATTTAAAATAAGGCTGTCATCCTCTGCAGAGCACTGGCAGTCACTGAACCACTTAGAGGATCCATAAAGTAATGTGTTTTCCTTTATTAGGAATTGTGCACCAGCAGATGAGTTCTAAGTATGCCTAGGCTTTTGCAGGCAGAAGTCAGAGTTCTGGGGCAACCCACCGACATCTAACAAAAGTATAGCATACATAGTTCCCAGACTTAaagaagttatttttttcttgagtCAACCACTCATTAAGACttaaaagagatttaaaaatcttacatCAAAACTCGGACCTCATACACTGACACTCAAACAATAAACTTGCCTTGGCTGCCATTTCGGATTTCCACCACTTAATCAAGCCACTCTCGTTTAAACATGATGATGTTTTATTTCTCATGTAATTATGTTTGCATTGCTTATCATGTGGAGCCATTTCATCCGCAACCATTGAAGTTTTTACATGGGCTGATTTGGCGCTCATCATTCTCTTTCTATTAAACCTGTAAACCGCATTAACTGGTTCTATAGTGACACCAACTCTATAGCAGTTTGCCCGAATCATTTTTGCATCTGTCCTTTATGCGGCATATTATTTCTTCTGCGTGGCCGAAATGTACTTAAAGTGTGCAGCCATGCACACGCATAGCTTAAAGGGAACATTGCTGTGGAGGATTTTCTCTTTAGGATTGGGTTAGTGGTAGGGGTTAGAAAATTGTAAGCAAATGTGATTATATGCATTTGCTTGTCCAGTGAATCCGAAAAAGCACAGAGATGTCGCCTGGAGCTGCTGTTGACCAGAACAAAGAAACGTCTGTTCACAGAAGAGATGGCACTGACTTCCACTGACACccaatacatatacacacatcacAGAAGAGATAACACCTTCTTTCTCTGTGTTGCATGCCTCAAAATTAAACTCTCTGACGTTTGTGTTGAAACAAGATTTTCTGAACAAGTCTATGATTGTGAGATCCAAATTTAAccatattaaattgatttaaatggCATTTGTTTCACCCATAGACACCTGAGTGGCATCTGAATGAactaatttcatttattaaatatgttttattttcaaatagttagcTGCTTTCAAAATagaaaaatgcacaatatattCATTTGAGTTTAATAGCAGGGAGAGATACAAGAAACTAGCTCAGCTGTGTTGAAAATCATTTGGAAATTGTTAACCAGACTCAAAAGGATTCATCAAATAGTAATAatcaatgatgtttttttttctttatcttcacAGCTTGCAATGTGACCATCCACAACCGCTGCCGTGACACACTGGCCAATTGCGCCAAAATGAAACAGAAGGTAAGCGTTTGGTTAGTCTTTAAAACACAGATGAAGACATTTTATACAATGAAATCTGAAAGATTTCTGTCATACTGTAGGTcaggggttctcaactctggccctcaAGTCCACTTTCGTGCAGAGTTTAGCACCAGCCTCGATGAAACTCAACTGCTGTAATtttctagtgatcctgaagaccttgattagcgtGTTCAGATGGTAatattaggattggagctaaactctgtggGAAAGTGGACATCgagggccagagttgagaacccctgCTGTACTGTAGGTACTTATGGCTGAGAATAAAGTGCTCTCAATAAATAAAGCAAGTAtagagtgtttttttatttatttatttttttgtaactagGACTTCCATTTAACTTGATTTAGTTTAGTAAGTGTTATGTGAATGAAAGCAGTGAGTTCGCACAATTTTGAGTCAAAAAATGAGTTTTTATAGTCATGGGAgaaaagtttaagatatttagcTTTTTATATTAGATTAAGCAAATGGTTGTgattatttaattgcattaattcaaatgaaatcatATAACATATTAATGAATTGTAGCAACAGAAGCTGGCTCTGCTCAGGAGCACCGCGACTTTACATAATGTGGCCCTCCGCAGCAAAAGTGAGTTTCTCTCTGTCATTTCTCAAATCTtttatctgatatttatatatatttttttctttctcatggcCGAATCCTGTCactaattcataataataataataataaaacttcttTATACCAGTATCTTCTTGTGACCGGTTGCAGTGCAGACTGTTGTGGCATTTGATGTGGAATTTTATTGCAATATGTTGCAGTGGTGGTTAAACAGTATCTTCTCATTATAGAAAAGATTTTATTCAGTAATGTGTTTTCTTTTGCCAGATCCAATATTGAAGGAGAGGCCGAGTTCAGCCATTTACCCATCAGAGACACTGAGACAGTCTTTCCTCGGTTCCCGCAAAGGACGCTCCACGCTGTCCCTCAACAAGAGCGTCTCCACCAACAACATTGCAGGGTAAAGAATTTGATCACTGATCACAGACACAAACAGAATGTTAattatgtacatttttgtgtGTTGTATTAAGAGAAAAGGTGACTTCTCTATTAGTGTGTTTGAATTAAATATCATGTCAAATCAAGTatagaaaatttaattaaaattaatgacaGAGTGAGGTCATATAGGTAAGGAATGACAGACAAAAGGCTGCTGAATTCATGAGtctgtgttttttaaatacaaaaatatgtacaATGTTACTTAAGAGTAATGTTTTTGCAGCACTCTACAAAGTCCTCCTTCACTAACGCTTGAGTGTTTTTGATTTTCTATCAGAAGTCTGAATGATGATTCTCCTGTGGGACTGAGGCGGATTCTGTCTCACTCCACAGACTCTCTGAACTTCAGGAACAGAGCCATGTCCATGGAATCCCTTAATGATGAAGGTAAAAGTCAAGACATTCTCAAAACACAATGGAAAttagcacatatatatatatatagtttgcatatatacatatatagtttaCTATATAGTTTGCTGTGTTCCCACAAACGTTTCTGCAGGAGAAATGTATTATGCGTCAATGATGGAGGAGCTAGAGAAGGATGGGAAGGATTTTAAAGTTGATTCCTGGAGTATGGCTGTGGACTCTTCTTATCTACAGTCTCAACGCAAAGATGTCATCAAGAGACAAGACGTCATATATGGTGAGATAGTCATGGAAAGTCATGGACCATACTTTTAATACATCTGTCCTCTGGTGAGGTGCTAAGGCCTAGTTACAATGAAAATGCTGGAAGAATTGAATCAGAAAGGTGAGAGAAGAAATGTGGACTGCTCTTCATAAAGATGTCCCCATATGGTGGGAATAAGACCATAATAAACCATTGTTACTTTTCTCTGAACATTTAGTCTGAATAGGCCTTTAATGCAAACACATTTGGTTAAGTCAGTGTTTCCCAACCTTGGTCCTTGGGGTATCCCCAACTGTATATCGTCTCTTTTATCCTCTGTTAACAAGCTGGTGAGTTAAATCATATGAACGGACAAGACAATTGTCAAAATATTGAATCTGTGCATAATCCTTAGTGTATATGCATCCTTTGTTCTATCTGGGACTGTAATGTCTTTCTTTCGATAAATCAATGCATCTGTGTCTTTTAGAGCTGATTCAGACGGAGCTGAACCACGTGCGTACGCTGCGGATCATGGAGGGGGTGTTTCGCAGAGGAATGCTGGAAGAGGTGTTGATGGAGATGGGCGTAGTTCACGCCATCTTTCCCTGCTTAGATCAGTTGTTGTCTATTCACTCCAGTTTCCTGAGCCAACTACTGCAGAGAAGAAACGATAGCCTGGCACCCAGCAGCGCCCGCAACTTCACTATCCAAAAGCTGGGAGATATACTGGTGGAGCAGGTGAACTTCTGTCATACAGCTCACATAAGAGTAGTTGGTACTTGCTATAGCGGTTACAgttaataatgcataattaacaACAATTAAGcataaaccaaaccctaatcctataATAACTCAATCACAATTTGATATTTTCAAGACTGTTGGAACCCTGGACCTTGGCTCTCATACTCATAAACTATGACTCATTTTATCATTGAACTACAGATTACTGTAGTCAGTAAAAAAGAGATACTGGAAAAACAGTCTGAGAATTTATTTGTGATGTAGATATCAAAGTGAATGTGTGTAATATCAAGAAGAATTGAATTTTGAAGCACACTGCATTACACCTTTGTTAGGGTCATCAAATAAACTGGCatagaaaagtttatttatttatttagcctcaataaacatggactaaacatgctcaTATGAGTACAGTAATACCTTGCACCCTTCAAAGTGCTTAGTTCTGTTGTTCCTACTGAGTGAATAGACCTCAGCCATTTGTCTTGACTTGAAAGAAATTTTCTTTGCTTCAGTTCTCAGGACAGAATGCGGAAGAGATGAGGAAATGCTACGTTGAATTCTGCAGTCGACACTTGAAAGCTGTGAAACTCTATAAGGAGCTGTTGGCCCGTGACAAAAGGTTCCAGCAGTTCATACGGGTGAGAGCGCAGCCAGAAAAAGACATGCATGTCAGCATAAGGTTCATTTTAAGTTAGGtttatgcataatgcataaattaagtttttaataaactatatttttttatatttgttttactgtCAAGCGGGTGAGCAGAGGTTCTTTACTGCGTCGCCATGGTGTCCAAGAGTGCATCTTACTCGTCACTCAACGCATCACTAAATACCCTGTACTTATCAAGCGCATACTAGACAACACTAAAGGTGAGACATGTACTCCAAAATTACAGCCAGTCCACTGCATTGACACTTTAGGTATATAACTTGATGAAAATCAGCATCAACGGGTGTTGTATGTGATATGAGGTGATCTGAGaacagatttgatttgattcgaCAGGTAATGAAGAAGAGAGTAAATCTCTGGCTGACTCTCTGACGCTGATCCGGGAGCTGCTGTGTTCCGTGGATCAGCAGGTTCAAGAGTTAGAGCGAGCACAGCGTCTGCAGGAGATCCAGTCCCGTCTGGACCCACGCGCTGAGACGAAAGTTAAGGGTGGAGGAGTGTTTGGTGGAGGAGAGCTGCTGCGCCGTCGACTCATTCACGAGGGAGCACTGCTCTGGAAGACTGCTCAAGGCTCCAGACTCAAAGGTGCCTTCAGTCTTCATGTGTGTGAGTAAGTGAAATAGTAAGTATATGGGTAGATTTATCTGtaactttgtgtgttttttttctgtatagatGTGCATGTTTTGTTGATGACAGACATCCTGGTGTTCATGCAGGAAAAAGACCAGAAGTTTATTTTTCCCTGTTTGGTGAGTCACAGCTTTCTATTGGCTGACTATCAGTGGATTCCTTTAAACCGTGTTCTCCATCATACTACAGCAAAATCAAACTGTCTAGACTGAAAAAATGATACTTTGGGTTAAGTAAACAATACATTATCAAATTATATTGATAGTGTGAacctcaaaaatattaattttcccacagacaaaaacattttaaaaaagtaatttattacaaAGACTATAGACCATACTTaatcaatatattttctttagacATGTGCCTGTCTAAATATTACTGTCACAACAAAAGCTAAATGAACTATAAAATGAAAGTAGAATTGTCacttattttcacacattttcaatgaaaatgaccttaatgtcatgtgtttttaaaatatgcacaattaaaaaaactgtttagtAAAACCCACAATAATTTTTGCAGTGCGTATGTGTTTTGTGCATCAACACTggtgttaaataaaaacacaaacataaaaaaaaaaaaagaataattatttcCCTGTGGGAAGTGTTATTTGCTTTTAGGATCTACGGGACAAAAGAGGCTTAAAGTGGAaatctagatttttttattaaaccagtaaatacctttttattttctctttctcaggACAAACCGGCAGTGCTGTGCCTTCAGAATTTGATAGTGAGAGATATAGCCAATCAGCAGCGAGGAATGTTCCTCATCAGTCACTCCACACCTCCAGAGATGTACGAGCTCCACGCCGCCTCCAAAGAGGATAGAAACACCTGGATGAAAATCATCCAGCGGACAGTGAGCAAGTCAGAGTCAACTCCAACAACTCACTGCTAAAATATCTCCGTTCGTCAACACCAAACTCTTCATCACTTCCCCTCTGTATTTCTCTTCTGCAGCTGTCCATCAAGAGAGGACTTCCCTCTGATCGAAACTGAGGACAAAGCTTTGCTACGCCGACTCAGAGGTTTGCATCAAACAGGAAATCCAGCACTCATCTCTGTCTGTGGTCAAACCGCATTAGCTTTGCTCAGTTTTGGTTTCATTCTCTCTCTAGCTGATATCCAGCAGAAGGACCGTGAAGTTTTGGAGCTGCTACAGGAGCGTGTGACATTGTTCTCTGATTTGGCCGAGGCCACCGGAGGTCAGAACGTCAACGTTCCCACAAACTCCAGAAATATATTCAGAGCAGATACGCCCTACGCCCCCCAGGCGGAGAAGCTACTGAATGACGCCATTGTTGAGGGTAAGCCGAAGAGTCTACCGCATTATAGAGAAACTCTGTAATGAAGGGCATTAACACTACTTTCTCATTTGTTTCTGAATTCAGTGGACAGACTGAGTGAAGTGCTGTTGGGTTCCAGCATCGAGCGTCCACAGTCCTGCAGATTGAACGGTGAATCGACCGAGGTACAATTCACCTCTAAAACAACAGGTACCGTATTTGTCCTtagcatgtacagtatgtgatctgtgttctttttttataaatcatctaAAAATACTAATAGTCTTAATCTGTATTTTGGTCTTgttgttaaaacaataaaatatttacattataaaacagaaaaaatcataatataaaaaatataatgaatcaATGTTTACATTACAACATTATTAAGACTAATAATGGTAAGGTATTAAGAGTAGTTTCAGAAATTAGTTTCATTCAGTTACATTTATTGTTCTTACATCAGTGGCAATTCGTTTTTAAGATTAGTTTTAACAGAGTAAaattaaaactagaaaaaaatgataataatttgcCACAATCTATGAAAATAAATGGTATACACTTTTATGTATGAGGGCTGTTGATTGATTAAAAAGTAGGCTAATAACTAATTTATTGCAGGGGGTTCTGTCATAAATCCTGATTAATCCCAGATAACTTTTAACATTtgttctaaatataaatatatacctaCCCTGGCTCATGGCATAAACATACCTGGGTGCACATTTTAGCGAGACACGAAATACGTACCAATAAGTACGTATCACTGCAGTCTCCaaaagaaatgaacactagaggctagggctgtcacttttgtgaaagaatctttttcgatttttaagacttaagtgttcattgaatcgattgtaaaatcgattttccatgtctaaaaaaatgatgtttcctttttcaacgtcaaataacagacgaacgtaaagagagcactGGAAAACGCACCAGtcagcaacatttcttatttattggcatgaagttttgtgcagaataacaaacagcaacaggagtgcaacattctcgaaaaaatatatatgcataggggacggctgccataataaagggaaaaacatcactgcaggcttcaacacggctacatttatgatttaggcaattcaaaaatctccaagattattttaaataatgattcaatccatttcaatcaactgttcaaaaagaaaacacgctccgaccgcactgatgtcccaggaacactcaggtacagctgcgcaaggtgggagtattactgccaattttccaccacaaaagccagtCGTTGTCAGCCTGCAacggtccttttcataactcagaatctcctgtaactagatgcgcgaatgaggcgaatttgcGTCTACCGCACCGCGAGACCTCTAGACACGCGTAAACGCGTcttttacattgacttaacattgaaataattcgcgccagacgctctattcacgtttggtgtgaacgcagagaTGTCGCTTTcaacgtcactgggtcttataggcgcgtaaaattgctgctattttctgtctagctttcgcaaggcatactgcactttcgtaattctttttctttttctgcttgtttgtgagttttgttacatctatattttttattgtttaattattttaaaatgaataatgtacatatttggttaaaatcgattccctattttgattttcgaaactttttttggttggtttgcgatcgattgtgcaatcaattttcgaactaaaagtgacagccctactagAGGCTAGTGTTCTTGTAGCTTAACTGGTAGATCGTTGCGTTAGCAAGCGAGttagcacaaggttgggggttcgatttcccgggaacacatgattggtaaaaattgatagcctgaatgcactgtaagtcgctttggataaaagcatctgctaaatgctaatttaatttagaggcagtaaaacttgtgacaccttttattccttttcacacaaatttacaGAGTTTCAATAAATAAAGCGTATTTTTCACAGAATTACTTAAAGAATATCATGTTGCAACTTCAAATCAATATTAATatgctgggagatttgaaaaCTGGTGCTTTTGAACATTAATATCGCACATATCCAGCTTTATATCTATGGGTTTTCAGAGGCGGTAGGTTTGTTCGGTAGCTCACGTTCAGAGTTCGAAAATGGACTTCAGAGGCGAGGAGCTCCAGTTCAAATCCCGTGTAACCACATTTCGACATAGCCATTCAAATCTGCATATAAGTTAGTtgaaacaacatcaacaaatgcgtttttatatcagttttgcatttgttaacactgttggataggtttagggttgggtttggtgtagggcgACGGTCCCCGGATCTTTGAATTCTGAACTGCCGCAATACATACCAGAAGCAACgttataaaaacacagcaatatgTAACTAGGTTAACGTAATCAAAACGTGCCAGGGTTCACAAATTAAACCTGTGTTTTAGTGCCACTCAgtggacatttctctttgaaactgtTGTGAAACGTGCAGTGAGGTacgtaaaaatggtcttgcaGAAACGTACCCAGAGGTACATATTTTTATTAGACTGGgttgttatatactgtatgttattcATGACAGTAAAAGACAGTTTAACTGGACATTGTAGTATTCCATttacacatatacataaatatgaactaatttgtttcttattttgctTCTATTGTATAATATTGTCCCCATGGCGCGCACGTATTTTGACTCTCATCTCTCATATTTCTTTCCTTGAAATAGATAAAGGAACGATATCAGTTAACGGAATCCGTGAAATAAACAGTTCATCCAACAAGGTAAAGGTCTGACATTTGACATAAAAGTGTTCCTACCAGTACATATTTGCAtgtattattcttatttattattagatttcACAGGACAGGAATGGGAACCAGCTGCAGGACAAGATGCTAAACGAGGTACACCTTAAGGAAGCTTTAAAACAAGAAATACTggagataaaaaaagaaagataagtgTCCGAACTCTTTGTGTTGTAGGAGGTGTGCCAAAGACTTGTGAACCTCAGCACTCAGCTTCATGCAGTACAGGTGAGATTTAGACAGAGACGTGTGCTATAGTGAGGTTTTAGACGAGGGTGCACTAAATGACTCGTTGTTGCTGCGTCTGTAGGCTGCAGTGATCAAGCAGGACTCGTTCCTGGAGGTGTACATGCAGAAGGACTTGTGTCCCGCTACAGCAGCAGAGCTGGAGGCCGGCGGTCCTCAGGGCACTCGAGGAGATCTGGCAGAGCTACAGCGCAAGTACAACCTCCTGCAGGGAGAATTGATCCGACTACGGGCCGCCCAGGACAAGAAGGGAGAAAAACAACTCCAAGAGCTGCGGCTTAAAGACACGATGGACACGCGTGACACCTTGATCTCGCAGGAAACAGCAGTTCAGGTGGATGGCAAGCAGGAGGACAGTCCCAGAGGTGAGTCCTCTTAAAATAATTCCCAGTCGTGTCCTGTTCCTTTCCCTTGAATCCTATCTATTACTCTAGGAATGTGATGTCCTGCCTCTCTTTCTTGGTTCTTGTCTCTGCAGTGAAGATAGGTACAGGTGTTTTCTTAATGAAAGTGAATCTTACCAACAGTTTAGGGCTGTGACAACACAAAAAATACGTCaaagcaaaatatgcgcatcgattcatcgacctgtttttatttctctaaaaaacgtttgcaaaatgtttatctcatgtgcgctgaatatacgcgatggcgggatcaacattctgtccaacgttatataaccaatccaggggttgttctgcattgatcttttttttggcggctgtcgaagccttatttgatctgtgagtgatgtagaatagaatgactgctgtgcCTGATAGGGCACGTActagagagagccccggctgtgtgcgcacactcacagtcttcaaacaacacgagcgcttcttgtgctctctctcccttgtgcatattaaccaaaatcattaaacacgatagaaaaagggcggaacgccaaagtttcacgtggagcattcagagaatttttttttcttctccatgacaggctgctggatCCCActggtaatgtgtttttttttttttttttttttttttttttttggaaaagcactctctgtattagcttaaagccctcaaatttacattggttactgtattctttcaattgctctaaacaagtattttgggtgaccttttttactgaatgctagacatcaagttgttgttattttcatctgaaagaagaactttttttcagtaagctaggccctatgtgttcagtaagcttgtttcagtaactatgtgttttcaaggcttcaaggttttattgaatgctatctctatacaagtgcaaagtaatgcattcttagtcagtcttttattttgtaatttaagagcaataaacatatattgcaatgttaaggaattcatgtttttttcattcagatatgtaaatcaacatgtataaattgttagtagtcaattaatggggagataatcgaaatcgaatcggtctgaaaaaattaatcgttagattaattgatgcatcgaaaaaataatcgctagattaattgtttaaaaaataatcgtttatcccagcacTACAACAGTTATATTTCCATCCAAGTATGTTTATGCACAATTTGAGATATCGcttaaaaaagcttttatttataaatgaatggatatataaaatcaaaagctgtgttaaatattacatttgtttgataGAAATGGTCACTATTAAGGGAATAGTTAACTCGAAAAATAAAATTtgctgcaatgaatgggtgccatcagaatgagagttcaaatcgctgataaaaacacagtaaatcTTCAGAGATGTTGTTTCTGGTCCATAATCCGTAATGTtgatttctccagtgaaaaagtcggcttgtctgaatcaggagagaaatgtgcaaagatcaagcatggactttttcactgaaagAATCCATGTTATGGATGATTGATTCATTAAACGCCTtaatgatttgtttcttacaaacactaaATTCATATTCACATTACAAGATGTTACCTGATGGAACACAGAGTGGTgaggatcattgtgatgtttttatcagctgtttggactctcattctgacggcacccattcactacagaggatccattgcttaGCAAGAGATGTAatgatgcatttttataaatctgttctgataaaaaaaaaaaaaaaaaaaaacttatctacATACTGGATGGCCTGAGActaagctaattttcattttttattactttataattTTATGATACTTTGCAGCAGTTTCCAAGAAAGTAAAAACGTTGGTTCTCTTAAACAAACAGAATGGAAACTAGGCTTTATTGGCTGAtgctttatgcaaaataaaaatgtttttgctcaaGTTGAATTCACAACTTTGGATGAAAACATAGCGAATGAGaattataaacttaaaaaaaaaagtaaaaagtaatttaggggaaaatttgcttaattttgccacaatgatcaaaatgtttttatgagACTCACTCTAATGTTTAACCATCAGTTTTCCCTGGTCTCCATCATATTGCATATTGAATCATTCCTCACAGAGATGCACTGCTCTGTCTGGTTTTCAGATCTGCAGGATATCCCAGAGGAGAGTGAGTGTGGGACAGAAGCTCACAGTTAACATCAGCTCGACTACAAGATCCTTCCTTAACCTCCTGCGATACTCTGGAAACACACATCAGTCAGAGATGACTCGAGGCCTGTTCACACCACGccaaacacagacacatttcatttaaacatttaaacatttacatgctGGCAATGtgactacatatatatatatatatatatatatatatatatatatatatatatatatatatatatatatatatatatatatgaatatagaaTGTAATTCACAGCCGTTGGTGTTTCATAAAACTGTGACTCCGTGGTGCTCATGAACAGACTGTTTTGCTCAACGACAGAGGATGAATCTTTGTGTGTCTCTGTAGTCTTGTATTTGGTGTTGCCTGATAAACACCAGAGCGAGGGCTATTAGAAAACATGTCAATACTGTTTTAATTTCCTTTCTCTTCTGTGAAAAACACTTTGTGTACTGGAGTAACCAGGGTATTTCTGCTTTTTCTATAAGGATCTCCTTCTCTCAGAGAGCGACTTGGCATGTTCATTCAGACCTGCCGTTTTTTATGC includes these proteins:
- the LOC113060026 gene encoding rho guanine nucleotide exchange factor 2-like isoform X1 codes for the protein MSRVSDPSPKARQEKLKDVNVKNKEKERKAREKETKERESRYSNGHLFTSLSVSATTLCSACNKSITAKEALSCPTCNVTIHNRCRDTLANCAKMKQKQQKLALLRSTATLHNVALRSKNPILKERPSSAIYPSETLRQSFLGSRKGRSTLSLNKSVSTNNIAGSLNDDSPVGLRRILSHSTDSLNFRNRAMSMESLNDEGEMYYASMMEELEKDGKDFKVDSWSMAVDSSYLQSQRKDVIKRQDVIYELIQTELNHVRTLRIMEGVFRRGMLEEVLMEMGVVHAIFPCLDQLLSIHSSFLSQLLQRRNDSLAPSSARNFTIQKLGDILVEQFSGQNAEEMRKCYVEFCSRHLKAVKLYKELLARDKRFQQFIRRVSRGSLLRRHGVQECILLVTQRITKYPVLIKRILDNTKGNEEESKSLADSLTLIRELLCSVDQQVQELERAQRLQEIQSRLDPRAETKVKGGGVFGGGELLRRRLIHEGALLWKTAQGSRLKDVHVLLMTDILVFMQEKDQKFIFPCLDKPAVLCLQNLIVRDIANQQRGMFLISHSTPPEMYELHAASKEDRNTWMKIIQRTVSNCPSREDFPLIETEDKALLRRLRADIQQKDREVLELLQERVTLFSDLAEATGGQNVNVPTNSRNIFRADTPYAPQAEKLLNDAIVEVDRLSEVLLGSSIERPQSCRLNGESTEVQFTSKTTDKGTISVNGIREINSSSNKISQDRNGNQLQDKMLNEEVCQRLVNLSTQLHAVQAAVIKQDSFLEVYMQKDLCPATAAELEAGGPQGTRGDLAELQRKYNLLQGELIRLRAAQDKKGEKQLQELRLKDTMDTRDTLISQETAVQVDGKQEDSPRDLQDIPEESECGTEAHS
- the LOC113060026 gene encoding rho guanine nucleotide exchange factor 2-like isoform X2, which translates into the protein MSRVSDPSPKARQEKLKDVNVKNKEKERKAREKETKERESRYSNGHLFTSLSVSATTLCSACNKSITAKEALSCPTCNVTIHNRCRDTLANCAKMKQKQQKLALLRSTATLHNVALRSKNPILKERPSSAIYPSETLRQSFLGSRKGRSTLSLNKSVSTNNIAGSLNDDSPVGLRRILSHSTDSLNFRNRAMSMESLNDEGEMYYASMMEELEKDGKDFKVDSWSMAVDSSYLQSQRKDVIKRQDVIYELIQTELNHVRTLRIMEGVFRRGMLEEVLMEMGVVHAIFPCLDQLLSIHSSFLSQLLQRRNDSLAPSSARNFTIQKLGDILVEQFSGQNAEEMRKCYVEFCSRHLKAVKLYKELLARDKRFQQFIRRVSRGSLLRRHGVQECILLVTQRITKYPVLIKRILDNTKGNEEESKSLADSLTLIRELLCSVDQQVQELERAQRLQEIQSRLDPRAETKVKGGGVFGGGELLRRRLIHEGALLWKTAQGSRLKDVHVLLMTDILVFMQEKDQKFIFPCLDKPAVLCLQNLIVRDIANQQRGMFLISHSTPPEMYELHAASKEDRNTWMKIIQRTVSNCPSREDFPLIETEDKALLRRLRADIQQKDREVLELLQERVTLFSDLAEATGGQNVNVPTNSRNIFRADTPYAPQAEKLLNDAIVEVDRLSEVLLGSSIERPQSCRLNGESTEVQFTSKTTDKGTISVNGIREINSSSNKDRNGNQLQDKMLNEEVCQRLVNLSTQLHAVQAAVIKQDSFLEVYMQKDLCPATAAELEAGGPQGTRGDLAELQRKYNLLQGELIRLRAAQDKKGEKQLQELRLKDTMDTRDTLISQETAVQVDGKQEDSPRDLQDIPEESECGTEAHS